The following are encoded together in the Panicum virgatum strain AP13 chromosome 6K, P.virgatum_v5, whole genome shotgun sequence genome:
- the LOC120711281 gene encoding uncharacterized protein LOC120711281: MVAGSITEEVAMAAPAELVWKAIFETCDESSLRNLLSGVIDGVVKVDGDGGPGSRYTLKFSPAVSAAPVLLKCRLAARDNAARAITFDEVAAEGGEVAPAAQLKSQVVQFKVEPAGAGGCVIKIAVESERPDGTPVSLADDQAKLTKLVVHLIKKVEGKIVPSPQCA, translated from the exons ATGGTCGCCGGCAGCATCACCGAGGAGGTTGCCATGGCCGCGCCGGCCGAGCTGGTGTGGAAGGCGATCTTCGAGACCTGCGACGAGTCCTCCCTGCGCAACCTGCTGTCCGGCGTGATCGACGGCGTCGTGAaggtcgacggcgacggcgggcccGGGAGCCGCTACACCCTCAAGTTCAGCCCCG CCGTCAGCGCAGCGCCGGTGCTCCTCAAGTGCCGGCTGGCGGCGCGCGACAACGCGGCGCGCGCGATTACCTTCgacgaggtggcggcggagggcggcgaggtggcgccggcggcacaGCTCAAGTCGCAGGTGGTCCAGTTCAAGGTGGAGCCcgctggcgccggcggctgcgTGATCAAGATCGCCGTGGAGTCGGAGCGCCCCGACGGCACGCCGGTGTCGCTGGCGGACGACCAGGCCAAGCTGACCAAGCTCGTCGTCCACCTCATCAAGAAGGTGGAGGGGAAAATCGTGCCGAGCCCCCAGTGCGCCTGA